Proteins co-encoded in one Methylobacterium sp. WL1 genomic window:
- a CDS encoding response regulator transcription factor, whose protein sequence is MQLLIVDDHPLFRDALAATIRLAHPDAVLHEADGIEAACAVLAENRGIDLTLLDLSMRGVTGFDGLITVRARFPRIPILIVSGHEDPRIVREALQHGAAGFVPKAMDKSTLTRAITEVMSGALFLPPGFAEASAPSPHAKKAPLAERVARLTPQQLRVLMMIRQGKLNKQIAHELHVGDSTVKAHVSEILRKLEVISRTQIVIDTASLDFDQIHNTQPA, encoded by the coding sequence GTGCAACTCCTGATCGTCGACGACCATCCGCTGTTCCGTGACGCCCTGGCGGCCACGATCCGCCTCGCCCATCCGGACGCCGTCCTGCACGAGGCCGACGGGATCGAGGCCGCCTGCGCGGTGCTGGCCGAGAACCGCGGCATCGACCTGACGCTCCTCGACCTGTCCATGCGGGGGGTCACCGGCTTCGACGGCCTGATCACGGTCCGGGCCCGCTTCCCGCGCATCCCGATCCTGATCGTGTCGGGCCACGAGGACCCGCGCATCGTCCGGGAGGCCCTGCAGCACGGAGCCGCCGGCTTCGTGCCCAAGGCGATGGACAAGAGCACCCTGACCCGGGCGATCACCGAGGTGATGAGCGGCGCATTGTTCCTGCCCCCCGGCTTCGCAGAGGCGAGCGCGCCGTCGCCGCATGCCAAGAAGGCCCCCCTGGCCGAGCGCGTGGCCCGGCTCACGCCGCAGCAATTGCGGGTGCTGATGATGATCCGCCAGGGCAAGTTGAACAAGCAGATCGCCCATGAGCTTCACGTCGGCGATTCCACCGTGAAGGCCCATGTCTCGGAGATCCTGCGCAAGCTCGAAGTGATCAGCCGGACGCAGATCGTGATCGACACGGCATCACTGGACTTCGACCAGATTCACAACACGCAACCGGCCTGA
- a CDS encoding acyl CoA:acetate/3-ketoacid CoA transferase has product MGSLKNKIVSADEALAILQDGDMVAVSGFVGIGTPDELILALARRFEAGQGPHGLGLMFAAAPGDGKERGLNRLAIPGLVRRVVGGHWALVPKLAKMAIAGEIEAYNLPLGVVSHLYREIAAHTPGHITKVGLRTFVDPRLEGGKLNAVTREDLVSVVELGGESWLHYKAFPVNIALIRGTTADPAGNITMEREALTLDNLAAAMAAKNSGGFVIAQVERLAEAGSLAPREVQVPGVLVDCVVLSQPENHRQTYGTPYNHAFTGRQRVPLDRIPPIPLDARKVIARRCAFELPPGGVVNLGIGMPEGVAAVAAEERVLKYLTLTAEPGVIGGLPQGGLDFGAALNPAAVLHQNQQFDFYDGGGLDLACLGLAQCDAEGNVNVSRFGKRLAGAGGFINISQNAKSLVFAGTFTADGLEVVVEGDGIRIVTEGRSRKFIAAVEQVTFSGAYAAERGQPVLYVTERCVFRRTKAGMELAEVAPGVDIARDILGQMGFTPIVQDPKPMDPRLFRDAVMGLEPWLLGLSLSERISYDRERNILFSNLEGFQVRTIDDVELVRREYERACQEIGRKVHLIANYDGFEIDPTVSDAYFSAIAYLENRYYETASRYTTSAFLRLKLGASLASRDLAPHVFETKAEAQARNTAQSVPLKPRTDLSQPDRPQPPKEPLNA; this is encoded by the coding sequence ATGGGCAGCCTGAAGAACAAGATCGTCAGCGCCGACGAGGCGCTCGCCATCCTGCAGGACGGCGACATGGTCGCGGTCTCGGGGTTCGTCGGTATCGGTACGCCGGATGAGCTGATCCTGGCCCTGGCCCGGCGGTTCGAGGCCGGCCAGGGCCCGCATGGGCTCGGGCTGATGTTCGCCGCCGCGCCCGGCGATGGCAAGGAGCGCGGCCTCAACCGGCTGGCGATCCCGGGGCTGGTGCGTCGCGTCGTCGGCGGTCACTGGGCGCTTGTACCCAAGCTGGCGAAGATGGCGATCGCCGGCGAGATCGAGGCCTACAACCTGCCGCTCGGGGTGGTCTCGCATCTCTACCGGGAGATCGCCGCCCACACGCCGGGCCACATCACCAAGGTCGGGCTGCGCACCTTCGTGGATCCGCGGCTCGAAGGCGGCAAGCTCAACGCCGTGACCCGCGAGGACCTGGTCAGCGTGGTCGAGCTCGGCGGCGAGTCCTGGCTGCACTACAAGGCCTTTCCGGTGAACATCGCGCTGATCCGCGGCACCACGGCGGACCCGGCCGGCAACATCACCATGGAGCGCGAGGCGCTCACCCTCGACAACCTCGCTGCCGCCATGGCGGCCAAGAACTCGGGTGGCTTCGTCATCGCCCAGGTCGAGCGCCTAGCCGAGGCCGGCTCGCTCGCGCCCCGCGAGGTGCAGGTACCCGGGGTGCTGGTCGATTGCGTGGTGCTGAGCCAGCCGGAGAACCACCGTCAGACCTACGGCACGCCCTACAACCACGCCTTCACGGGCCGCCAGCGCGTGCCGCTCGACCGGATCCCGCCGATCCCGCTCGATGCCCGCAAGGTCATCGCCCGGCGCTGCGCCTTCGAGCTGCCCCCCGGCGGCGTGGTCAATCTCGGCATCGGCATGCCCGAGGGGGTGGCGGCGGTCGCCGCCGAGGAGCGGGTGCTGAAATACCTGACGCTCACCGCCGAGCCCGGAGTGATCGGCGGCTTGCCGCAGGGCGGGCTCGATTTCGGCGCCGCCCTCAACCCGGCGGCGGTGCTGCACCAGAACCAGCAATTCGACTTCTACGACGGCGGCGGCCTCGACCTCGCCTGCCTGGGGCTCGCGCAATGCGACGCCGAGGGCAACGTCAACGTCAGCCGCTTCGGCAAGCGGCTCGCCGGCGCCGGCGGCTTCATCAACATCTCGCAGAACGCCAAGAGCCTGGTGTTCGCCGGCACCTTCACGGCCGACGGGCTGGAGGTGGTCGTCGAGGGCGACGGCATCCGGATCGTCACCGAGGGACGCTCCCGGAAGTTCATCGCCGCTGTGGAGCAGGTGACCTTCTCGGGCGCTTACGCGGCCGAGCGTGGCCAGCCGGTGCTCTACGTGACTGAGCGCTGCGTGTTCCGCCGGACCAAGGCCGGCATGGAGCTGGCCGAGGTCGCCCCCGGGGTCGACATCGCGCGGGACATCCTCGGGCAGATGGGATTCACGCCGATCGTGCAGGACCCGAAGCCCATGGATCCGCGGCTGTTCCGCGATGCCGTCATGGGGCTGGAGCCCTGGCTCCTCGGGCTCTCCCTGTCTGAGCGGATCAGCTACGACCGGGAACGCAACATCCTGTTCTCGAACCTCGAAGGCTTCCAGGTCAGGACTATCGACGACGTCGAACTGGTGCGCCGCGAATACGAGCGCGCCTGCCAGGAAATCGGTCGCAAGGTCCACCTGATCGCCAATTACGATGGATTCGAGATCGACCCGACAGTGAGCGATGCCTATTTCTCGGCGATCGCTTATCTGGAGAACCGGTACTACGAGACTGCTTCGCGCTACACGACGAGCGCGTTCTTGCGATTAAAACTCGGTGCCTCGTTGGCGAGCCGCGATCTGGCTCCGCATGTCTTCGAGACAAAAGCCGAGGCGCAGGCGAGGAATACGGCCCAGAGCGTGCCCCTCAAGCCGCGGACGGATCTGTCTCAGCCAGACAGGCCGCAGCCGCCGAAGGAACCGTTGAATGCCTGA
- a CDS encoding sugar O-acetyltransferase has translation MRTERDKMLAGELYDALDPELVAGRIRARDLCQLLNASGEADADHRRDLCQQIFAAGGDTVWMQPPFFCDYGSNIELGERVFFNFNCVILDVCRVRIGSFTLFGPSVQILTPLHPFNAALRRVQEFGKPVEIGSDVWVGGGALILPGVTIGSRTVIGAGSVVTRDVPDGVLAAGNPCRVIRPISDDEREHYASAP, from the coding sequence ATGCGGACCGAGCGGGACAAGATGCTGGCGGGGGAACTCTACGACGCCCTCGATCCCGAACTCGTCGCGGGCCGCATCCGGGCCCGGGATCTCTGCCAGTTGCTCAACGCGTCAGGCGAGGCCGACGCGGATCACCGCCGGGACCTGTGCCAGCAGATCTTCGCGGCCGGCGGCGATACGGTCTGGATGCAGCCGCCGTTCTTCTGCGATTACGGCTCGAACATCGAGCTCGGCGAGCGGGTGTTCTTTAACTTCAACTGCGTGATCCTCGATGTCTGCCGGGTGCGGATCGGAAGCTTCACGCTGTTCGGCCCATCCGTTCAGATCCTCACGCCCCTGCACCCGTTCAACGCGGCCCTGCGCCGGGTCCAGGAATTCGGGAAGCCGGTCGAAATCGGGTCGGACGTCTGGGTCGGTGGTGGCGCCCTGATCCTGCCGGGCGTCACCATCGGGTCCCGCACGGTGATCGGCGCCGGCAGCGTGGTCACGCGCGACGTGCCGGACGGGGTCCTGGCCGCCGGAAATCCGTGCCGGGTCATCCGGCCGATCAGCGACGACGAGCGGGAGCATTACGCATCCGCGCCCTGA
- a CDS encoding aldo/keto reductase, with the protein MAADKGVTPAQLALAWVLHRGGGIVPIPGARKIRHLEENAAAAEITLSVDDLSAIDAAMPPEAVSGRRYTDAALALVEG; encoded by the coding sequence ATGGCGGCCGACAAGGGCGTCACGCCCGCTCAGCTCGCCCTGGCCTGGGTGCTCCACCGGGGCGGCGGCATCGTGCCGATCCCGGGTGCCCGCAAGATCCGGCACCTCGAAGAGAACGCCGCCGCCGCGGAGATCACGCTGAGCGTGGACGACCTCAGCGCGATCGACGCGGCGATGCCGCCGGAGGCAGTCAGCGGCCGCCGCTACACCGACGCCGCGCTGGCGCTTGTGGAGGGGTGA
- a CDS encoding poly(R)-hydroxyalkanoic acid synthase subunit PhaE produces MDQFDAFKAMGEFWTRAGAGFFAPGAAPGFSWPTPPQTDLSSLATAQSHLAQAWASATALSQTLTTSLQGGAGAPDPTAGAVLARIFDPQAWLGGSAEFDAALTRMSEGPQLADLWQTERRYGALFTAWAALRRAQAEHQAVMLEAWTRAAGTFAKEANDRAERGEGFSSAREMMTRWTETANAVLLDVQRSEAFLASQRVVLKASTDLRLAQQDLSAFLSDFYGQPTRAELDDVQKSLTELRREVRALRRERREAARASRANGTAAPATEDAHG; encoded by the coding sequence ATGGACCAGTTCGACGCGTTCAAGGCGATGGGCGAGTTCTGGACCCGTGCCGGCGCCGGCTTCTTCGCCCCCGGGGCCGCGCCGGGCTTCTCGTGGCCGACCCCGCCGCAGACCGATCTCTCCAGCCTCGCCACGGCGCAGAGTCATCTCGCCCAGGCCTGGGCTTCGGCGACCGCCCTGTCGCAGACTTTGACCACATCGCTGCAGGGGGGCGCCGGAGCGCCGGACCCGACCGCCGGAGCGGTGCTGGCGCGTATCTTCGATCCACAGGCCTGGCTCGGCGGCTCGGCCGAGTTCGACGCGGCTTTGACGCGGATGTCCGAGGGGCCCCAGCTCGCCGACCTGTGGCAGACCGAGCGGCGCTACGGCGCGCTGTTCACCGCCTGGGCGGCGTTGCGGCGGGCGCAGGCCGAGCACCAGGCCGTGATGCTGGAGGCCTGGACCCGGGCGGCCGGGACCTTCGCCAAGGAGGCCAATGACCGAGCCGAGCGCGGCGAGGGCTTCAGCTCCGCCCGCGAGATGATGACCCGCTGGACCGAGACCGCCAACGCGGTGCTGCTGGATGTCCAGCGCTCCGAGGCGTTCCTGGCCTCGCAGCGGGTGGTGCTGAAGGCATCGACCGACCTGCGGCTCGCCCAACAGGACCTCTCGGCCTTCCTGTCGGATTTCTACGGGCAGCCGACCCGGGCCGAACTGGACGACGTGCAAAAGAGCCTGACCGAGCTGCGCCGGGAAGTCCGGGCCCTGCGCCGGGAGCGCCGGGAGGCTGCCCGGGCCTCCAGGGCCAACGGCACCGCCGCGCCGGCAACGGAGGACGCGCATGGCTGA
- the phaC gene encoding class III poly(R)-hydroxyalkanoic acid synthase subunit PhaC gives MMAEVAELGRRISAGAKLFADVRDADVQIATTPKDLVWSQDKVSLYRYRPLAESKGLPPVLIVYGLIGRYTMADLQEDRSLVRNLLNLGLDLYVVDWGNPGRADRYVTIDDYVDDYLAECVAFIGAAAGREKINLLGICEGGVFTTCYAALYPERVNAMVLTITPIDFHADTRESRAGHGFINVWTRSLSPEDVDRLIDAQGSLPGAFMGSVFSMMTPMRTMTKYNLDLLDALDDKKKFLNFLRMEKWIADRPDHPGEAAKQWLKDLYQDNKLVQSTFVLGGRTVDLKRIACPVLNVFAQDDHIIPPATSQALKDKIGTDDYTELGLPGGHVGVFVGGKAQKLLGSGIADWLGARGEGDAPRQGSCRVHVRG, from the coding sequence ATGATGGCCGAGGTCGCCGAGCTCGGCCGCCGCATCAGTGCGGGTGCCAAGCTGTTCGCGGACGTGCGCGACGCCGACGTGCAGATCGCCACCACGCCCAAGGACCTGGTCTGGAGCCAGGACAAGGTCTCGCTCTACCGCTACCGGCCGCTTGCCGAGAGCAAGGGCCTGCCGCCGGTGCTGATCGTCTACGGTCTGATCGGCCGCTACACGATGGCCGATCTGCAGGAGGACCGCTCGCTGGTCCGCAACCTGCTCAATCTCGGCCTCGACCTCTACGTGGTCGATTGGGGCAATCCCGGCCGGGCCGACCGCTACGTCACCATCGACGACTACGTCGACGATTACCTCGCCGAATGCGTCGCCTTCATCGGAGCAGCGGCGGGGCGCGAAAAAATCAACCTGCTGGGGATCTGCGAGGGCGGCGTCTTCACCACCTGCTACGCGGCACTGTACCCGGAGCGCGTCAACGCGATGGTGCTGACGATCACGCCGATCGACTTCCACGCCGATACACGCGAGTCCCGGGCCGGCCACGGCTTCATCAACGTCTGGACCCGCTCCCTGTCGCCGGAAGACGTGGACCGCCTGATCGATGCGCAAGGCTCGCTGCCCGGGGCGTTCATGGGCTCGGTGTTCTCGATGATGACGCCGATGCGGACCATGACGAAGTACAACCTGGACTTGCTCGACGCCCTCGACGACAAGAAGAAGTTCCTGAACTTCCTGCGCATGGAGAAGTGGATCGCCGACCGGCCGGACCATCCCGGCGAGGCGGCCAAGCAGTGGCTCAAGGATCTCTACCAGGACAACAAGCTGGTCCAGAGCACCTTCGTGCTCGGCGGCCGCACGGTCGATCTGAAGCGGATCGCCTGCCCGGTGCTGAACGTCTTCGCCCAGGACGACCACATCATCCCGCCGGCGACGTCGCAGGCGCTCAAGGACAAGATCGGCACCGACGACTACACCGAGCTCGGCTTGCCCGGCGGCCATGTCGGCGTCTTCGTCGGCGGCAAGGCGCAGAAGTTGCTGGGCTCCGGCATCGCCGATTGGCTGGGTGCGCGTGGGGAGGGTGATGCGCCGCGACAGGGGAGCTGCCGGGTGCACGTTCGTGGATGA
- a CDS encoding NAD-dependent succinate-semialdehyde dehydrogenase, with protein MPESDTFTLKDRSLLVESCLIGGEWSKAGSGTIDVTNPATGAVIARVPNAGADETRRAIQSAHAAYPAWRAKTANERAVLLRKLAALVTENQEDLAQILTAEQGKSLTESRGEVAMSAAYVLWFAEEARRVYGDVIPSPWGDRKILVTKEPVGVVAAITPWNFPSSMIARKIAPALAAGCPIVIKPASQTPLSGLAWGVLCEKAGFPAGTVSILTGSARAIGGEMTGNPLVKKITFTGSTEVGKVLLEQASHTVKKVSMELGGNAPFIVFDDADLDRAVAGAMLAKYRNSGQTCICTNRFLVQDGIYDAFADKMAEAANRLKVGNGIEEGVAQGPLIDMAAVEKTEAHIRDAVEKGGRVVAGGHRHASGGQFFEPTVITGATPDMAVAREETFGPLAPLFRFRDEAEAIRMANDTEFGLACYFYTRDLGRTFRVAEALEYGMVGINEGIITTEVAPFGGVKESGLGREGSYQGIEDYLNTKYLCVGGLGA; from the coding sequence ATGCCTGAGTCCGACACTTTCACCCTGAAGGACCGGAGCCTCCTGGTCGAATCCTGCCTGATCGGCGGGGAATGGTCGAAGGCCGGGTCCGGCACGATCGACGTCACCAACCCGGCCACCGGCGCGGTGATCGCCCGGGTGCCGAACGCCGGCGCCGACGAGACCCGCCGGGCGATCCAGTCCGCCCACGCGGCCTATCCGGCCTGGCGCGCGAAGACCGCCAACGAGCGCGCCGTGCTGCTGCGCAAGCTCGCCGCCCTGGTCACCGAGAACCAGGAGGATCTGGCGCAGATCCTCACCGCCGAGCAGGGCAAGTCGCTGACCGAATCCCGCGGCGAGGTCGCGATGTCGGCGGCCTACGTGCTGTGGTTCGCCGAGGAGGCGCGGCGCGTCTACGGCGACGTGATCCCCTCCCCCTGGGGTGACCGCAAGATCCTGGTCACCAAGGAGCCGGTGGGCGTGGTCGCGGCCATCACCCCGTGGAACTTCCCGTCCTCGATGATCGCCCGCAAGATCGCCCCGGCGCTGGCCGCCGGCTGCCCGATCGTGATCAAGCCGGCCTCGCAGACCCCGCTCTCGGGCCTCGCCTGGGGTGTGCTGTGCGAGAAGGCCGGCTTCCCGGCCGGGACCGTCAGCATCCTCACTGGCTCGGCCCGGGCCATTGGCGGTGAGATGACCGGCAACCCGCTGGTCAAGAAGATCACGTTCACCGGCTCCACCGAGGTCGGCAAGGTGCTGCTCGAGCAGGCTTCTCACACGGTGAAGAAGGTCTCGATGGAGTTGGGCGGCAACGCGCCGTTCATCGTGTTCGACGACGCCGACCTCGACCGGGCCGTGGCTGGCGCGATGCTCGCCAAGTACCGCAACTCCGGCCAGACCTGCATCTGCACCAACCGCTTCCTGGTGCAGGACGGGATCTACGACGCCTTCGCGGACAAGATGGCCGAGGCCGCCAACCGCCTGAAGGTCGGCAACGGCATCGAGGAGGGCGTCGCCCAGGGGCCGCTGATCGACATGGCCGCGGTGGAGAAGACCGAGGCCCATATCCGCGACGCCGTCGAGAAGGGCGGCCGGGTGGTCGCGGGCGGGCATCGCCACGCGTCGGGCGGCCAGTTCTTCGAGCCGACCGTGATCACCGGCGCGACCCCAGACATGGCGGTGGCCCGGGAGGAGACGTTCGGGCCGCTGGCGCCGCTGTTCCGGTTCCGCGACGAGGCGGAGGCGATCCGCATGGCCAACGACACCGAGTTCGGCTTGGCCTGCTACTTCTACACCCGCGACCTCGGCCGCACCTTCCGGGTCGCCGAGGCGCTGGAATACGGCATGGTCGGGATCAACGAGGGCATCATCACCACCGAGGTGGCGCCCTTCGGCGGCGTGAAGGAATCCGGCCTGGGCCGCGAGGGCTCCTACCAGGGCATCGAGGATTACCTAAACACCAAGTATCTCTGCGTCGGCGGCCTCGGCGCGTGA
- a CDS encoding SDR family oxidoreductase codes for MSSKPAILITGASSGIGAVYADRFAHRGHDLVLVARDADRLGALAERLRREAGVAVDILPADLTRPADLAAVETRLRTDARIGVLVNNAGAALTGSFVGQDPEQVAALIALNTTAPARLAAAVAPRFAEAGEGAIINIGSVVGFVPEFGMAVYGATKAFVQYLSAALHAELGPKGVYVQAVLPAATRTEIWERAGLDVNSLPAVMETGALVDAALVGFDLREPVTIPPLPDAAQWDAYDRARTAMIPNLGQVQPAERYRAAG; via the coding sequence ATGTCCAGCAAGCCTGCCATCCTGATCACCGGTGCCTCGTCGGGCATCGGTGCGGTCTATGCCGACCGCTTCGCCCATCGCGGCCACGATCTCGTTCTGGTCGCCCGGGACGCCGACCGCCTGGGGGCGCTGGCCGAGCGCCTGCGCCGAGAGGCCGGCGTCGCGGTCGACATCCTCCCGGCCGACCTGACCCGTCCGGCCGACCTCGCCGCCGTCGAGACCCGCCTGCGCACGGATGCCCGGATCGGCGTGCTGGTGAACAATGCCGGCGCGGCGCTCACCGGCAGCTTCGTCGGCCAGGATCCCGAGCAAGTCGCGGCGCTGATCGCCCTCAATACAACCGCTCCGGCACGCCTCGCCGCTGCGGTCGCCCCGCGCTTCGCCGAGGCCGGTGAAGGCGCCATCATCAATATCGGTTCGGTGGTCGGCTTCGTCCCGGAATTCGGAATGGCGGTCTACGGCGCCACCAAGGCCTTCGTGCAGTATCTCAGCGCAGCGCTCCACGCCGAGCTCGGGCCGAAGGGCGTCTACGTCCAGGCGGTCCTGCCGGCGGCGACCCGCACCGAGATCTGGGAGCGCGCCGGACTCGACGTGAACAGCTTACCGGCCGTGATGGAGACGGGCGCCCTGGTGGACGCCGCCCTGGTCGGCTTCGACCTCCGTGAGCCGGTGACGATCCCGCCCCTGCCCGACGCCGCGCAGTGGGACGCGTACGATCGGGCGCGGACCGCGATGATCCCGAATCTCGGCCAGGTCCAACCCGCGGAGCGCTACCGGGCCGCGGGCTGA
- a CDS encoding TetR family transcriptional regulator C-terminal domain-containing protein produces the protein MPSSQRRYDPDRRARIVQATLDVIAEHGVAGTTHRRVAVAADVPLGSMTYHFSGLDELLTQAFTLLADTVSTRFAERLGEAADRSEAFEAVVDLIVDDSWASPRTMLLSYELYAFAARNPPLRRVMQDWMEKSRAALRQHFSADVAKALDALIEGLSIHRSVDPEPMDRVDVRALVERVAS, from the coding sequence GTGCCCTCGTCCCAGCGCCGTTACGACCCGGACCGCCGCGCCCGCATCGTGCAGGCGACCCTCGACGTCATCGCCGAGCACGGGGTCGCGGGGACGACGCATCGCCGGGTCGCGGTTGCGGCCGACGTGCCGCTCGGCTCGATGACCTATCACTTCTCCGGCCTGGACGAGCTGCTCACCCAGGCGTTCACCTTGCTGGCCGATACGGTCTCGACACGCTTCGCCGAGCGGCTGGGGGAAGCCGCGGATCGGTCCGAGGCGTTCGAAGCCGTGGTCGACCTCATCGTGGACGACAGCTGGGCGAGCCCGCGGACCATGCTGCTGAGCTACGAGCTCTACGCCTTCGCCGCCCGCAACCCGCCGCTGCGCCGCGTCATGCAGGACTGGATGGAGAAGAGCCGTGCGGCACTCCGGCAACATTTCTCGGCCGACGTGGCTAAGGCCCTGGATGCCTTGATCGAGGGCTTGTCGATTCACCGCTCGGTGGATCCGGAGCCGATGGATCGCGTCGATGTCCGCGCTCTGGTCGAACGCGTCGCCTCCTGA
- a CDS encoding serine hydrolase, which yields MTQGTEPYCPTQTWETLRPEAAGLDAAALAEAIAYAEANESPWPRSLYYPDGRYVGLVEWNERGPWSDIGGPVRPRGGPAGVILKGGRRVAAWGDTRRPDMTFSIAKSYLAVLAGLAHDDGLIPDVDAPVRDSVPDPLLEGPRNGAITWRHLLQQSSEWQGTLFGKSDQVDHFRQIGPGADNSRKGERRALQAPGSHYEYNDVRVNLLAYCLMRRFGRALPEVLRTRIFEPIGASHDWAWHGYDNAWVEIDGARIQSVPGGGHWGGGLFIGADDHARFGLLIAHGGVWAGRRLLSERWNRAMLTPSPTLANYGYLWWLNRGPTAKPELPESAFSALGAGNNVIWVDPDHDLVAVLRWIDKAALDGFLRRLVGAVRS from the coding sequence GTGACGCAGGGGACCGAGCCGTATTGTCCGACGCAGACGTGGGAGACCCTGAGGCCCGAGGCCGCCGGGCTCGATGCCGCGGCCCTGGCCGAGGCGATCGCCTATGCCGAGGCGAACGAGAGCCCTTGGCCGCGCAGCCTCTACTACCCGGACGGACGCTATGTCGGCCTGGTCGAGTGGAACGAGCGCGGGCCCTGGAGCGACATCGGCGGGCCGGTGCGACCGCGGGGCGGCCCGGCCGGCGTGATCCTGAAGGGCGGCCGACGCGTGGCCGCCTGGGGCGATACACGGCGCCCCGACATGACCTTCTCCATCGCGAAGAGTTATCTGGCCGTCCTGGCCGGGCTCGCGCACGATGACGGGCTGATCCCGGACGTGGATGCGCCCGTTCGGGACAGCGTCCCGGATCCTCTCCTCGAGGGTCCGCGGAACGGCGCGATCACCTGGCGGCACCTGCTGCAGCAATCGAGCGAGTGGCAGGGCACGCTGTTCGGAAAGTCCGACCAGGTCGATCATTTCCGCCAGATCGGTCCCGGGGCGGACAACAGCCGCAAGGGCGAGCGTCGCGCGCTCCAGGCCCCGGGCAGCCATTACGAATACAACGACGTGCGGGTGAACCTCCTGGCGTATTGCCTGATGCGCCGCTTCGGCCGCGCGTTGCCGGAGGTGCTGCGCACGCGGATCTTCGAGCCGATCGGTGCGTCCCACGATTGGGCGTGGCACGGCTACGACAACGCCTGGGTCGAGATCGATGGGGCCCGGATCCAGTCGGTGCCCGGTGGCGGCCATTGGGGCGGCGGCCTGTTCATCGGCGCGGACGACCATGCGCGCTTCGGGCTCCTGATCGCCCACGGCGGCGTCTGGGCCGGACGCCGGCTCCTGTCGGAGCGGTGGAACCGCGCGATGCTGACGCCGTCGCCGACGCTCGCGAATTACGGCTACCTATGGTGGCTGAACCGCGGTCCGACCGCCAAGCCCGAACTGCCGGAGTCCGCGTTCAGCGCGCTCGGGGCCGGCAACAACGTGATCTGGGTCGATCCGGACCACGACCTCGTCGCCGTGCTGCGCTGGATCGACAAGGCGGCCCTCGATGGATTCCTGCGGCGGCTGGTCGGTGCGGTGCGCAGCTAA
- a CDS encoding iron-containing alcohol dehydrogenase gives MNPFTFQTTPNVLFEAGAAKKLPEIVGTFGAKRVLLVTDKGVRKAGLTEAAEAALAAAGIAIDVYEDVVADPPSTVIEAAAKRARELGTDLVLSIGGGSALDTAKLVAYLAKSDEPLDSIYGVGLAKGDRLPLILVPTTAGTGSEVTPISIVTTPTTEKKGVVAPKLLPDWAVLDPELTLGLPAHVTAATGIDAMVHAIEAFTSKNKKNPISDQLAKQALALLSANIRTACSDGRNLEARSGMLLGSMLAGMAFANAPVAAVHALAYPVGAIFHVPHGLSNALVLMGVMRFNLSHAEALYAELAPILDPAAADLPPAEAAARFVESLDAICRDCKVPASLAEVGVAQKDLERMATDAMKQTRLLVNNPREVTYDDAYAIYSEALGEARSAA, from the coding sequence ATGAACCCGTTCACCTTCCAGACAACCCCGAACGTGTTGTTCGAGGCCGGCGCCGCGAAGAAACTTCCGGAGATCGTCGGCACCTTCGGGGCCAAGCGCGTTCTGCTGGTCACCGACAAGGGCGTGCGCAAGGCCGGCCTGACCGAGGCCGCCGAGGCAGCGCTGGCGGCGGCCGGCATCGCCATCGACGTCTACGAGGACGTGGTCGCCGACCCGCCCTCCACGGTGATCGAGGCGGCGGCCAAGCGGGCCCGGGAACTCGGGACCGATCTCGTCCTGTCGATCGGCGGCGGCTCGGCGCTCGATACCGCCAAGCTGGTGGCCTACCTGGCGAAGTCCGACGAGCCGCTCGACTCGATCTACGGCGTCGGCTTGGCCAAGGGCGACCGGCTGCCGCTGATCCTGGTGCCGACCACCGCCGGGACAGGCTCCGAGGTCACGCCGATCTCAATCGTCACGACGCCGACCACCGAGAAGAAGGGCGTCGTCGCGCCGAAACTCCTGCCTGACTGGGCGGTACTCGATCCCGAGTTGACCCTGGGCCTGCCGGCCCACGTCACCGCGGCCACCGGCATCGACGCCATGGTCCACGCCATCGAGGCGTTCACCAGCAAGAACAAGAAGAACCCGATCTCGGATCAGCTCGCCAAGCAGGCCCTGGCCCTGCTCTCGGCGAACATCCGCACCGCCTGCTCGGACGGCCGCAACCTCGAAGCGCGCTCCGGCATGCTGCTCGGTTCGATGCTCGCCGGCATGGCCTTCGCCAACGCGCCGGTGGCGGCGGTGCACGCGCTGGCCTATCCGGTCGGCGCGATCTTCCACGTGCCGCACGGGCTCTCCAACGCCCTGGTGCTGATGGGGGTGATGCGCTTCAACCTGTCCCACGCGGAGGCGCTCTACGCCGAGCTGGCGCCGATCCTGGATCCGGCGGCGGCCGATCTCCCGCCGGCCGAGGCGGCCGCCCGCTTCGTCGAAAGCCTCGACGCGATCTGCCGCGACTGCAAGGTCCCGGCCTCGCTCGCGGAGGTCGGTGTCGCGCAGAAGGATCTGGAGCGGATGGCCACCGACGCGATGAAGCAGACGCGGCTCCTCGTGAACAATCCCCGCGAGGTCACCTACGACGACGCCTACGCGATCTACAGCGAGGCGCTCGGCGAGGCGCGCTCGGCGGCCTGA